CTTGCGGTTGCGGGGCTGAGAAATACCGTTGCGAATATCGTCAGCTGAGAGACCGGGAAGCAGGCCGCCAATAGAAATAAACTCTATGCAGGAGTCATTGACATTGATAATGATGCTGCCACTGTAGCTGTAGTCACGGTGGACAAGGGAGTTGAGCAATGCCTCACGCAGAGCATCTTCAGGGTAATCAGACAGTTCTACTCTCTCCAAGCCCTTGAAGGTAGCGGCGGTGCGATTGCAGAGCATCAGATACGCATAGCTATCGTCCAGTTGCTTGAAGATGGAGCCGCCAAACTCCTTTGCGTCCTTAAAGGTTATATTCGCCTCATCACCGAATACGGCGATCTTAGTTGTGTGCTGGCACTGATCGGACAAAATCATAGCCAGATTGGTGTACTGATCGTCATGGATGTTACGCAGGCCGAGGGCAATGTACTTTCCTTCGGAGAAATCAACCTTATACCGCTTGAAGGTGCGCTCTGCCTCCTCAAAAGACAGTTCCTGCTGGGCTGTACGCATTTCCTCGAATACATCACCATCGGAATCTTTGATCATTCTGCGGATCTGATCCGAAGATGCCTGCACACTGGATGTGCCCTGACGAACATAAACGCCGTTGGGCTTTATCCCCTTGGATTTCAGATAATAAGGCTTATAGCTGCCTTCGCCAACTTCAATCTGAATCACTTTATTATCTTGGAGGACATACCGCACGAACATGGTGACATCCGGTGCAATGGCATCACGAATACCATCGGTCAGGCGGATGTAAGTTTCATCCACATTATCAATACCTGTCAGATTACCTTTATCGTCGATGCCGATGTAGATAACACCGCCATCAGTATTCGCAAATGCAATGACTTCCTTGTAGATGTCATCGATCAACTGAGATTTATATTCAATACGCTCACTTTCATATTGCATATATTGTCCCTCCTCTGAACAGTTCACCTGTTGTTACCTATATTATACTCTGATTTTCACTTTTTTCAATAGCGTATAGTGAAAAATCATAGTCCGTTCACTACGAGGATGTGAAAATTCGTTTTCCACTTCGGAACACAAAATAAAGCCCTGGATTTCATCTCGAAAGTGAATCCAGAGCTCTTATACTTGGGTCGCTATGGGATTGTGTAGGGGGCGTCCGGCCGCCCGATCATCCAAAACGGCAAGCTGGTGGGAACCATGCCACATGCCCTGCATCACTTCCTAGGAGCCGATACGGACAGCTACACCTATGAAGCCCTGAAACTGTTTATGATGGGAGCCATCCGGCGGGTATTCAGACCGGGGAGCAAATTTGAAGTCATGCTTTGTCTGGTGGGCGGTCAGGGAGCCGGGAAGTCCACCTTTTTCCGGCTGCTGGCAGTCAAGGACGATTGGTTTTCCGATGACTTGAAGAAGCTGGATGAAAATGTGTATCGGAAGCTGCAAGGTCACTGGATTATGGAAATGTCAGAAATGATTGCCACCGCCAACGCAAAGAGCATTGAGGAAATCAAGTTCTTTCTAAGCCGCCAAAAGGAAACCTACAAAGTGC
This window of the Oscillospiraceae bacterium genome carries:
- a CDS encoding ATPase AAA: MQYESERIEYKSQLIDDIYKEVIAFANTDGGVIYIGIDDKGNLTGIDNVDETYIRLTDGIRDAIAPDVTMFVRYVLQDNKVIQIEVGEGSYKPYYLKSKGIKPNGVYVRQGTSSVQASSDQIRRMIKDSDGDVFEEMRTAQQELSFEEAERTFKRYKVDFSEGKYIALGLRNIHDDQYTNLAMILSDQCQHTTKIAVFGDEANITFKDAKEFGGSIFKQLDDSYAYLMLCNRTAATFKGLERVELSDYPEDALREALLNSLVHRDYSYSGSIIINVNDSCIEFISIGGLLPGLSADDIRNGISQPRNRKLAEIFHRLRLIESYGTGIRKIYALYKDCAVQPRIEVTTNTFKLVLPNMNTSGSVAESVPETSEKAPVVVTPQMKTIMDYLAEYGEMTDEDLQELLNIKKTRAYLLARQMNENGLIEIIGRGATKKYILQ